From the genome of Bradyrhizobium elkanii USDA 76, one region includes:
- a CDS encoding N-acyl homoserine lactonase family protein, which yields MLLRHTQGNVLFDTGCHPDVATDPEGRLGTLAKYMRPIMPADDHVLTSLKAVGLGADDIDVVICSHLHTDHCGCNAFFKKATIFVHALEVEAANADNAFDRGYIKADWDHPLKMEIFDKQVDVFGDGKLTLVPLPGHSKGTTGALVKLDNSGEFLLASDALSVRANLDQRTSPRNSLDVDQFLKSLDEIARLEASGVKIICGHDEAQWASLQKGPNAYT from the coding sequence GTGCTGTTGCGGCACACGCAAGGCAATGTGCTGTTCGATACCGGATGCCACCCCGATGTCGCGACCGATCCTGAAGGACGGCTCGGCACGCTGGCCAAATACATGCGCCCGATCATGCCGGCGGATGATCATGTGCTGACGAGCCTGAAGGCCGTTGGCCTCGGCGCCGACGACATCGACGTGGTGATCTGCTCCCACCTGCACACCGACCATTGCGGCTGCAACGCCTTCTTCAAGAAGGCGACGATCTTCGTCCACGCACTCGAGGTCGAGGCCGCGAATGCCGATAACGCGTTTGATCGCGGATACATCAAGGCGGATTGGGATCATCCGCTGAAGATGGAGATCTTCGATAAGCAGGTGGATGTGTTCGGCGACGGCAAGCTCACGCTGGTCCCGCTGCCCGGCCACTCGAAGGGAACGACCGGCGCGCTGGTCAAGCTCGACAACAGCGGCGAATTCCTGCTCGCCTCCGACGCACTCAGTGTGCGCGCCAATCTCGACCAGCGGACTTCACCGAGGAACAGCCTCGATGTCGACCAGTTTCTGAAGTCGCTCGACGAGATCGCCAGGCTCGAGGCGTCCGGCGTCAAGATCATCTGCGGCCATGACGAGGCGCAGTGGGCCAGCCTGCAAAAGGGGCCGAACGCGTATACGTGA